Proteins from a genomic interval of Pseudomonas paeninsulae:
- a CDS encoding aspartate aminotransferase family protein, with protein MNAQIKPNRETRDYQALDAAHHIHGFVDQKALNAEGPRVIVKGEGLYLWDNDGNRYLDGMSGLWCTNLGYGRKDLTAAATRQMEQLAYYNMFFHTTHPAVVELSELLFSLLPGHYSHAIYTNSGSEANEVLIRTVRRYWQILGKPEKKVMIGRWNGYHGSTLASTALGGMKFMHEMGGMLPDIEHIDEPYWYAQGGELSPAEFGRRCALQLEEKILQLGADKVAGFIAEPFQGAGGMIFPPESYWPEIQRICRQYDVLLCADEVIGGFGRTGEWFAHEYFGFEPDTLSIAKGLTSGYIPMGGLVLSTRIAEVLVEQGGVFAHGLTYSGHPVAAAVALANIKALRDEGVVSQVKNDTGPYLQQCLRQVFGDHPLVGEIQGTGLVAALQFAEDKATRKRFANESDITWRCRTVGFEEGLIIRSTLGRMIMAPALVATRGELDELVEKTKRAVDRTAQEMGVL; from the coding sequence ATGAATGCGCAAATCAAGCCAAACCGTGAAACCCGTGATTACCAGGCCCTGGACGCCGCTCACCACATCCATGGCTTTGTCGACCAGAAGGCGCTGAATGCCGAAGGCCCGCGGGTGATCGTTAAAGGCGAGGGCTTGTACCTCTGGGATAACGACGGCAACCGCTACCTCGACGGCATGTCCGGCCTGTGGTGCACCAACCTCGGTTACGGTCGCAAGGACCTCACGGCCGCCGCGACTCGGCAGATGGAGCAGTTGGCGTACTACAACATGTTCTTCCACACCACCCACCCGGCGGTGGTGGAACTGTCCGAGCTGCTGTTCAGCCTGCTGCCCGGTCACTACAGCCATGCGATCTATACCAACTCGGGCTCTGAGGCCAACGAGGTGCTGATCCGCACGGTACGGCGCTACTGGCAGATTCTCGGCAAGCCAGAGAAGAAGGTGATGATCGGCCGCTGGAACGGCTACCACGGCTCGACCCTGGCCAGCACCGCGCTGGGCGGCATGAAGTTCATGCACGAAATGGGCGGCATGCTGCCGGACATCGAGCATATCGACGAGCCCTACTGGTACGCCCAGGGCGGCGAGCTGAGCCCGGCCGAGTTCGGTCGCCGCTGCGCCCTGCAACTGGAGGAGAAGATTCTCCAACTGGGTGCGGACAAGGTTGCGGGCTTCATCGCCGAGCCGTTCCAGGGCGCCGGCGGCATGATCTTCCCGCCGGAAAGCTACTGGCCGGAGATCCAACGCATCTGCCGTCAGTACGACGTGCTGCTGTGCGCCGACGAAGTGATCGGTGGTTTTGGTCGCACCGGCGAATGGTTCGCCCATGAGTACTTCGGTTTCGAACCGGACACCCTGTCGATCGCCAAGGGCCTGACCTCGGGCTATATCCCCATGGGCGGCCTGGTGCTGTCCACGCGCATCGCCGAGGTATTGGTGGAGCAGGGCGGGGTGTTCGCCCACGGCCTGACCTATTCCGGGCACCCGGTCGCCGCCGCCGTGGCATTGGCCAATATCAAGGCGCTGCGCGACGAAGGCGTGGTCAGCCAGGTGAAGAACGACACCGGCCCCTACCTGCAGCAGTGTCTGCGGCAGGTGTTCGGTGACCATCCGCTGGTTGGCGAGATCCAGGGCACCGGCCTGGTCGCCGCGCTGCAGTTCGCCGAAGACAAGGCGACCCGCAAACGCTTCGCCAACGAGAGCGACATCACCTGGCGCTGCCGCACCGTCGGCTTCGAGGAAGGCCTGATCATCCGCTCCACCCTCGGTCGGATGATCATGGCGCCGGCGCTGGTGGCCACGCGCGGCGAGCTGGACGAACTGGTGGAGAAGACCAAGCGCGCGGTGGACCGCACCGCGCAGGAAATGGGTGTGCTCTGA
- a CDS encoding APC family permease, with protein sequence MTQDISVPLHGAAAAPRVKGARKALGLGSLLAVAIGLVVSQGVMVIMLQGAGIAGLGFIVPLGLAYLLALSYAFSFSELALMIPRAGSLSSYTEVAIGQSPAILATFSGYIVVAMFALSAELLLLDLIIDKVYPSALPSMTVAYGVLGLFTVLNLLNIDIFARLQSVLALVMVVVLLLLGFSAVGHENAAPMASLSLEGWNPMGLGVLALTALAIWGFVGAEFVCPLVEESRRPERNIPRSMIIGLSVIFVTISLYCLGALLMVPQAELASNGLPHYLFATAVFGETGQLLLVTAAITATCSTLNTSLAAIPRMLSGMAQNGQAFPCFKRLSARTGAPWVAVLFVAAITGLPILLMGVDSINLLLIAAALAWLLAYIIVHVDVIVLRMRYPDLARPFRTPFYPLPQVFGIVGMLYAAWYASPSPELTTQIFTSAGVVLGIVSLIAVLWIKCVMRKPLFSPEPIDKVLNPNQA encoded by the coding sequence ATGACGCAGGATATAAGTGTTCCGCTGCACGGTGCGGCCGCCGCACCACGGGTAAAGGGGGCGCGCAAGGCACTGGGCCTGGGTTCCCTGCTGGCCGTGGCCATCGGCCTGGTTGTCTCGCAAGGGGTCATGGTGATCATGCTGCAAGGCGCCGGGATCGCCGGCTTGGGCTTTATCGTGCCGCTGGGCCTGGCCTATCTGCTGGCTCTGAGCTACGCCTTTTCCTTTTCCGAGCTGGCGCTGATGATCCCGCGTGCGGGCAGCCTGAGCAGTTATACCGAAGTCGCGATTGGCCAGTCCCCGGCCATTCTCGCCACCTTCTCTGGCTACATAGTAGTGGCCATGTTCGCGCTGTCGGCCGAGCTGCTGCTGCTCGATCTGATCATCGATAAGGTCTACCCCAGCGCGTTGCCGTCGATGACGGTGGCCTACGGCGTGTTAGGTCTGTTCACCGTGCTTAACCTGCTCAATATCGACATCTTCGCTCGCCTGCAGTCCGTGCTGGCGCTGGTGATGGTGGTGGTGTTGTTGTTGCTCGGGTTTAGCGCGGTCGGTCACGAGAACGCCGCGCCCATGGCCAGCCTTAGCCTGGAAGGCTGGAATCCTATGGGGCTGGGCGTTTTGGCGCTTACCGCGTTGGCCATCTGGGGCTTCGTCGGCGCCGAATTCGTTTGCCCGCTGGTGGAAGAATCGCGTCGGCCGGAGCGCAATATTCCGCGCTCGATGATCATCGGTCTGAGCGTGATTTTCGTCACCATCAGCCTCTACTGCCTGGGTGCGCTACTGATGGTGCCGCAGGCAGAGCTGGCGAGTAACGGCCTGCCTCACTATCTGTTCGCCACCGCGGTATTCGGCGAGACCGGTCAGCTACTGTTGGTGACCGCCGCCATCACCGCCACCTGCAGCACGCTCAATACCTCGTTGGCGGCTATCCCGCGCATGCTCAGTGGCATGGCGCAGAACGGTCAGGCGTTTCCCTGCTTCAAACGCCTTAGCGCACGTACCGGCGCGCCCTGGGTGGCCGTATTGTTTGTCGCCGCCATCACCGGCTTGCCGATCCTGCTGATGGGTGTCGATTCGATCAATCTGCTGCTGATCGCCGCCGCGCTGGCCTGGCTGCTGGCCTACATCATCGTCCACGTCGATGTGATCGTCCTGCGCATGCGTTATCCAGATCTGGCGCGGCCGTTCCGCACGCCGTTCTACCCGCTGCCACAAGTGTTCGGCATCGTCGGCATGCTCTATGCCGCCTGGTATGCCTCGCCCTCGCCGGAGCTGACCACGCAGATTTTCACCAGCGCTGGGGTAGTGCTGGGCATCGTCTCGCTGATCGCCGTGCTGTGGATCAAATGCGTGATGCGCAAACCGCTGTTCAGCCCGGAGCCGATCGACAAGGTGCTGAACCCAAATCAAGCCTGA
- a CDS encoding aldehyde dehydrogenase: MLDLSYWQQRAARQGFIDKALIGCRQVAAASGLTFDAINPATNQLLAKVTACGEVEVDLAVRSARQAFEQGSWARMAPGERKKILLRLAELILQHREELALLDSLNMGKPVMDAFNIDVPGAAHVFAWYGESLDKLYDQVAPSAQNVLATITRVPLGVVAAVVPWNFPLDMAAWKLAPALASGNSVVLKPAEQSPFSALRLGELALEAGIPEGVLNVLPGLGESTGKALGLHPDVDCLVFTGSTQVGKYFMQYAAQSNLKQVWLECGGKSPSLIFDDCQDLDQAAEKAAFAIFFNQGEVCSANSRLLVQRSIHDQFVERLIDKARQWQPGDPLDPSSRAGALVDAGQTAGVMGFIEGARAEGAKLVYGGERLSINGSSNFVQPTLFTGVSAEMRLAREEVFGPVLAISAFDDEDQAVRLANDSLYALAASLWSDDLNRAHRVARRLNAGTVSVNTVDALDVTVPFGGGKQSGFGRDLSLHSFDKYTQLKTTWFQLR; this comes from the coding sequence GTGTTAGATCTCAGCTATTGGCAACAGCGGGCGGCCCGCCAAGGGTTTATCGACAAGGCACTGATCGGCTGCCGCCAGGTGGCTGCCGCCTCCGGGCTCACCTTCGACGCGATCAATCCGGCGACCAACCAGCTGCTGGCCAAGGTGACCGCCTGCGGCGAGGTCGAGGTCGACCTGGCTGTGCGCAGCGCCCGCCAGGCCTTCGAGCAGGGCTCCTGGGCGCGGATGGCGCCGGGCGAGCGCAAGAAAATTCTGCTGCGCCTGGCCGAGTTGATTCTGCAGCATCGCGAGGAACTGGCACTGCTCGACTCGCTGAACATGGGCAAGCCGGTGATGGATGCCTTCAACATCGACGTGCCCGGCGCCGCCCATGTGTTCGCCTGGTATGGCGAAAGCCTGGACAAGCTCTACGACCAGGTCGCGCCCAGCGCGCAGAACGTGCTGGCGACCATCACCCGCGTACCGCTCGGGGTGGTCGCCGCCGTGGTGCCGTGGAACTTCCCGCTGGACATGGCCGCCTGGAAGCTCGCGCCGGCGCTGGCGTCGGGCAACAGCGTGGTGCTCAAGCCGGCGGAGCAGTCGCCGTTCTCCGCCCTGCGTTTGGGCGAACTGGCCCTGGAAGCGGGCATACCGGAAGGCGTGCTGAATGTGCTGCCGGGCCTCGGCGAAAGCACCGGCAAGGCCTTGGGCCTGCACCCGGATGTCGATTGTCTGGTGTTCACCGGCTCGACCCAGGTCGGCAAGTACTTCATGCAGTACGCGGCGCAGTCGAACCTCAAGCAGGTGTGGTTGGAGTGCGGTGGCAAGAGCCCGAGTCTGATCTTCGACGACTGCCAGGACCTCGACCAGGCGGCGGAAAAAGCCGCCTTCGCGATTTTCTTCAACCAGGGCGAAGTCTGTTCGGCCAACTCGCGCCTGCTGGTCCAGCGCTCGATCCACGACCAGTTCGTCGAGCGCCTGATCGACAAGGCCCGTCAGTGGCAGCCGGGCGATCCGCTCGACCCCAGCAGCCGCGCCGGGGCCCTGGTCGATGCCGGCCAGACGGCTGGGGTGATGGGCTTTATCGAGGGCGCCCGTGCCGAGGGCGCGAAGCTGGTGTATGGCGGCGAGCGCCTGAGTATCAACGGCTCGAGCAACTTCGTGCAGCCCACGCTATTTACCGGCGTCAGCGCCGAGATGCGTCTGGCCCGTGAGGAAGTGTTCGGCCCGGTACTGGCGATCAGCGCCTTCGACGACGAAGACCAGGCGGTACGCCTGGCCAACGACAGCCTCTACGCTCTGGCCGCCTCGCTGTGGAGTGATGACCTCAACCGCGCTCACCGCGTCGCCCGCCGGCTGAACGCCGGCACGGTGTCGGTCAACACCGTGGACGCCCTGGATGTGACGGTGCCGTTCGGCGGCGGCAAGCAGTCCGGCTTTGGTCGCGACCTGTCGCTGCATTCCTTCGATAAGTACACCCAGCTGAAAACCACTTGGTTTCAGTTGCGTTAA
- a CDS encoding LysR family transcriptional regulator produces MATYTLRQLKYFVTTVEAGSVAEASRKLYIAQPSISTAIKGLEENFGVQLLIRHHAQGVSLTPSGARFYRKAQELLRMAHEFEQNALADNDIVAGQIDIGCFETVAPLYLPRLIAGFTALYPGVEIRLRDGEQQELVQGLTAGTFDLAFLYEHDLDNTIETEPLMPPQKPYALLPEGHRFTEQTQVSLRDLCLEPMILLDVLPSRSYFVSLFTELDLTPNIVFSSPSIEMVRGMVGQGFGFSLLVTRPHSECTYDGKKVVTVDIAEQVATSGLVAAWLKRAQLTKPAQLFMDYCKEQLGQANPE; encoded by the coding sequence GTGGCTACCTATACCTTGCGCCAACTCAAGTATTTCGTGACCACCGTGGAGGCCGGCAGCGTCGCCGAGGCCTCGCGCAAGCTGTATATCGCCCAGCCGTCGATCTCCACCGCGATCAAGGGTCTGGAGGAAAACTTCGGCGTGCAGCTGCTCATTCGTCACCATGCTCAGGGCGTGTCGCTCACCCCCAGCGGCGCGCGCTTCTATCGCAAGGCGCAGGAGCTGCTGCGCATGGCCCACGAGTTCGAGCAGAACGCCCTGGCGGATAACGACATAGTGGCCGGGCAGATCGACATCGGCTGCTTCGAGACGGTGGCGCCGCTGTACCTGCCGCGCCTGATCGCCGGGTTCACCGCCCTCTACCCAGGCGTGGAAATCCGCCTGCGCGACGGCGAGCAGCAGGAACTGGTCCAGGGCCTCACCGCCGGCACCTTCGACCTGGCCTTTCTCTACGAACATGACCTCGACAACACCATCGAAACCGAGCCCTTGATGCCGCCGCAGAAACCCTACGCGCTGCTGCCCGAGGGGCACCGTTTCACCGAGCAGACCCAGGTTTCACTGCGCGACCTGTGCCTGGAACCGATGATCCTGCTCGACGTGCTGCCGAGTCGCAGCTACTTCGTCAGCCTCTTCACCGAGCTGGACCTGACCCCGAACATCGTCTTCAGCTCGCCGTCGATCGAGATGGTTCGCGGCATGGTCGGCCAGGGCTTCGGCTTCTCGCTGCTGGTGACCCGGCCACACTCCGAATGCACCTACGACGGCAAGAAGGTGGTGACGGTAGACATCGCCGAGCAGGTGGCGACCTCCGGCCTGGTGGCCGCCTGGCTCAAGCGCGCCCAACTGACCAAGCCGGCACAGCTGTTCATGGATTACTGCAAGGAGCAGCTGGGACAGGCTAATCCTGAGTAA
- the acuI gene encoding acrylyl-CoA reductase (NADPH), translated as MFKAILIEKDADAYQVRLTELDDAQLPEGDVTVRVAFSTLNYKDGLAISGSSPVVRRFPMVPGIDLAGTVETSSHPDYKTGDRVLLNGWGVGEGHWGGLAQKARLRGDWLIPLPKALSERQAMAIGTAGYTAMLCLMALERHGLTPECGEVLVTGANGGVGSFAIALLARQGYSVIAATGRPAEADYLKRLGATTIIDRAELSSPGRALAKERWAAAIDSVGSHTLANVCAGTRADGLVAACGLAQGMDFPATVAPFILRGVSLLGINSVTRPYKERVEAWERLCTGLDLAQLDEITREIGLSETIPVAHELLDGKVRGRVVVDVNR; from the coding sequence ATGTTCAAGGCAATTCTTATTGAGAAAGACGCAGATGCTTACCAGGTTCGTTTGACTGAACTGGATGATGCACAGCTTCCCGAGGGGGATGTCACCGTCCGCGTGGCCTTCAGTACACTGAACTACAAGGATGGTCTGGCCATCAGCGGCAGCAGCCCGGTCGTTCGCCGGTTTCCAATGGTTCCCGGCATCGACTTGGCCGGAACCGTTGAAACCAGCAGCCACCCTGACTACAAAACCGGTGACCGGGTTCTGCTCAACGGCTGGGGCGTGGGCGAAGGGCATTGGGGAGGACTGGCGCAGAAGGCCAGGCTGCGTGGTGACTGGCTGATCCCCCTACCCAAGGCGTTAAGCGAGCGCCAGGCAATGGCGATCGGAACCGCAGGCTACACCGCAATGCTCTGCCTGATGGCGCTGGAGCGCCACGGCCTGACGCCGGAGTGCGGCGAGGTGCTGGTGACGGGCGCAAATGGTGGGGTTGGCAGCTTCGCCATCGCGCTGCTGGCGCGTCAAGGCTACTCCGTGATCGCCGCCACCGGCCGCCCGGCCGAAGCGGACTACCTGAAGCGCTTGGGCGCAACGACCATCATCGATCGCGCCGAACTGTCCAGCCCCGGACGCGCATTGGCAAAAGAGCGTTGGGCGGCGGCGATCGACTCTGTAGGCAGCCATACCCTCGCCAATGTGTGCGCGGGCACTCGCGCAGATGGCCTGGTCGCTGCGTGCGGCTTGGCTCAAGGCATGGACTTTCCGGCGACTGTGGCGCCCTTCATCCTGCGCGGCGTTAGCCTGCTTGGCATCAACAGCGTCACCCGTCCTTACAAGGAGCGCGTTGAGGCCTGGGAGCGCCTCTGCACTGGCTTGGACCTGGCACAACTGGATGAAATCACCCGGGAGATCGGCCTGAGTGAAACCATACCGGTTGCACACGAGTTACTCGACGGCAAGGTGCGGGGCCGCGTGGTAGTGGATGTGAATCGGTGA
- the acuR gene encoding acrylate utilization transcriptional regulator AcuR produces the protein MTIAKPQARRGRPPKIEREHADTREVLLRCGMEILTEQGFAATGIDAVLKRVSVPKGSFYHYFDSKEAFGQAVLRRYADYFARKLDRWLLNETELPLQRLRNFVEDAKTGMAKHQFRRGCLVGNLGQEIIVLPESFRNELEEVLLDWQRRLATCLRQAVSQRQINVDSDCEALAAYFWIGWEGAVLRARLVQDVRPLDVFMNGFLAGITR, from the coding sequence ATGACTATCGCCAAACCGCAGGCCCGTCGTGGCCGCCCGCCAAAAATCGAACGAGAGCACGCCGACACACGCGAGGTGCTGCTGCGTTGCGGCATGGAAATACTGACCGAACAGGGCTTTGCAGCCACGGGTATCGACGCCGTCCTCAAGCGGGTCAGCGTCCCCAAGGGCTCGTTCTATCACTACTTCGATAGTAAGGAAGCCTTCGGGCAGGCGGTGTTGCGACGCTACGCAGATTATTTTGCCCGCAAACTGGATCGCTGGCTGCTGAATGAGACGGAACTCCCCCTCCAGCGCCTGCGCAATTTTGTCGAGGACGCCAAGACGGGCATGGCCAAGCACCAGTTCCGCCGAGGCTGTCTGGTCGGGAATCTCGGCCAGGAGATCATTGTCCTGCCCGAGAGCTTTCGCAATGAGTTGGAGGAGGTCCTGCTCGACTGGCAGAGGCGTCTGGCTACCTGCTTGCGCCAGGCAGTCAGTCAGAGGCAGATAAACGTAGACAGTGATTGCGAAGCCCTCGCCGCCTATTTCTGGATCGGTTGGGAAGGGGCAGTACTGCGCGCCAGGCTGGTACAGGATGTGCGGCCGCTGGATGTATTCATGAATGGTTTTCTCGCCGGCATTACACGGTGA
- a CDS encoding cysteine synthase A: MDIREGFIGSIGNTPLIRLERLSRETGCEILGKAEFLNPGGSVKDRAALFIVLDAEKRGALRPGGIVVEGTAGNTGISLAHICATRGYRCIIVIPDNQSQEKLELLRVLGAEVRPVPPKPYRDPDNYQKIAGRLAHKLPGAIWANQFDNLANRQAHYTSTGPEIWHDTLGQVDAFVCATGTGGTLAGVARYLKERNPKVRIILADPMGSALYHWVLSGELQAEGSSITEGIGTTRITANLEGTPIDGAVQVDDQSCVSMVYRLLREEGLFLGGSSGINLVAAVRVAHELGPGHTVVTLLCDRGGLYMRRLFNPAWLSEHGLSPA; encoded by the coding sequence ATGGACATCCGTGAAGGTTTTATCGGCAGCATCGGCAACACCCCGTTGATCCGCCTTGAGCGGCTCAGCCGCGAGACCGGTTGCGAGATTCTCGGCAAGGCCGAATTCCTCAACCCCGGCGGTTCGGTGAAAGACCGCGCCGCCCTGTTCATCGTGCTCGACGCCGAGAAGCGTGGCGCACTCCGCCCCGGCGGCATCGTGGTCGAGGGGACGGCCGGCAACACCGGCATCAGTCTCGCGCACATCTGCGCCACGCGCGGTTACCGTTGCATCATCGTGATTCCCGACAACCAATCCCAGGAGAAACTGGAATTGCTGCGCGTGCTCGGTGCCGAGGTGCGCCCGGTACCGCCGAAACCTTACCGGGACCCGGACAACTATCAGAAGATCGCCGGCCGCCTGGCCCACAAACTGCCCGGTGCGATCTGGGCCAACCAGTTCGACAACCTGGCCAACCGCCAGGCTCATTACACCAGCACTGGGCCGGAAATCTGGCACGACACCCTGGGCCAGGTGGACGCCTTTGTCTGCGCCACGGGCACCGGTGGCACCCTGGCCGGCGTCGCGCGCTACCTCAAAGAGCGTAATCCCAAAGTGCGTATCATCCTCGCCGACCCCATGGGCAGCGCGCTTTATCACTGGGTGCTGAGCGGTGAGCTGCAGGCTGAGGGCAGCTCCATCACCGAAGGCATCGGCACCACTCGGATAACCGCCAATTTGGAGGGCACGCCGATCGACGGTGCGGTGCAGGTCGATGACCAGAGCTGCGTGAGCATGGTCTATCGCCTGTTACGTGAGGAAGGCTTGTTCCTCGGCGGATCCTCCGGCATCAATCTGGTCGCCGCCGTGCGGGTCGCGCACGAACTGGGCCCCGGGCATACGGTGGTGACCTTGCTGTGCGACCGTGGCGGGCTCTACATGCGCCGCTTGTTCAACCCGGCGTGGCTGAGTGAGCATGGCCTGTCGCCCGCCTAG
- a CDS encoding phosphatase PAP2 family protein has protein sequence MNKRQFFGVLTLLCGSSLTWQTQAAPLFSWERLSDASVRAAREPSTWAPLAAATVIAGGHWDKQWQRSASKHQYVFGEDAEDMSNSLLGASTLFYGVSMLMAAPPDQDHGEALEWKASNVGVLLADKALVDGIVGEWKTRSGRDRPDGVADDSFPSKHSATTATQTTLTRRNLDYIDMNPGMRQLAKVGLYGIDGLTGIARIEADKHYPTDVLVGMALGNFLANLSYNLFLEQPASESYSFSLLPTREGLTLSSQLRF, from the coding sequence ATGAACAAACGGCAGTTCTTCGGCGTGTTGACGCTCCTCTGCGGCAGCAGCCTGACCTGGCAAACCCAAGCCGCCCCCCTGTTTTCCTGGGAACGTCTCAGCGATGCAAGCGTACGCGCAGCTCGCGAGCCGAGCACCTGGGCGCCCCTGGCGGCCGCCACGGTGATTGCCGGTGGTCATTGGGACAAGCAGTGGCAACGCTCGGCAAGCAAGCATCAATACGTGTTCGGCGAGGACGCCGAGGATATGAGCAACTCGCTGCTGGGCGCCAGCACCCTGTTCTATGGCGTCAGCATGCTGATGGCCGCTCCGCCCGACCAGGACCATGGCGAGGCCCTGGAGTGGAAGGCCAGCAACGTCGGCGTCCTGCTGGCCGACAAGGCCCTGGTGGATGGCATTGTCGGCGAATGGAAAACCCGCTCCGGGCGTGACCGACCGGATGGCGTGGCAGATGATTCATTTCCCTCCAAGCACAGTGCGACCACCGCCACCCAAACCACCCTGACCCGGCGCAACCTGGACTACATCGACATGAATCCTGGGATGCGCCAACTGGCTAAGGTCGGTCTCTACGGGATTGATGGCCTGACCGGCATTGCGCGCATCGAAGCGGATAAGCACTACCCGACCGACGTACTGGTCGGCATGGCGCTGGGGAACTTTCTCGCCAACCTTAGCTATAACCTGTTCCTCGAACAGCCTGCGTCCGAGTCATACAGCTTCTCCTTGCTCCCCACCCGCGAGGGTTTGACGCTTAGCAGCCAATTGCGCTTTTAA
- a CDS encoding ArsR/SmtB family transcription factor — protein sequence MNIESVISALNNPVRRRILEWLKDRSNFPPSLPEHADLDGVCVGYIQEKAGLSQSTISNYMGVLKQAGLVVAERHGQWTFYRRDEGNIQAFLNEVEKELLKP from the coding sequence ATGAATATTGAAAGCGTGATTTCCGCCCTCAACAACCCTGTGCGACGCCGAATTCTTGAATGGTTGAAAGACCGGTCGAACTTTCCGCCCTCGCTGCCAGAGCATGCCGATTTGGACGGTGTGTGTGTTGGGTACATTCAAGAGAAGGCCGGGTTGTCGCAATCGACGATCTCAAACTACATGGGTGTGCTGAAGCAGGCTGGGTTGGTGGTTGCTGAGCGTCATGGACAGTGGACGTTTTACCGGCGCGATGAAGGCAACATCCAAGCGTTTCTCAATGAGGTTGAGAAAGAACTGTTGAAGCCGTGA
- a CDS encoding NADH:flavin oxidoreductase/NADH oxidase family protein has product MTQPTTKHDFSGPENVLGRPLELPCGVVLKNRLMKSAMSDSLGDGKGNATAAQARLYERWAEGGAALSLIGEVQGDPRYPEKPGNLVLGPNTDQKALRSLARRGSTEGAHLWPQLGHAGALAHLPISRAKGPSSLDIEGLQCAGMTLEDIGELPGIYARAATIAKGAGFGGVQIHAGHGFLLSQFLSPLFNRRTDGYGGSIEARFRIVHEVIEAVRQAVGASFPIAIKINSTDKLQGGLTEDEAMEVVRILDQTSIDLIDISGGTYFPGAAASSDSTSGSGPYFLDFARRAKQATAIPIMATGGFKTRQQAVDAVESGAVDMVSVGRAMALNPHLARDWLSVGGGDPAFPKFDTTPPGGVTAWYTMRLTALAEDNEDEFSVDLESAMSLYDVRDAERCDTWRKAFARLRERV; this is encoded by the coding sequence ATGACGCAGCCAACGACCAAGCATGATTTCTCAGGCCCGGAAAATGTATTGGGCCGCCCGCTTGAGCTTCCCTGTGGTGTGGTTCTGAAAAACCGACTGATGAAGTCGGCAATGTCGGATTCCCTTGGTGACGGGAAAGGCAATGCTACCGCAGCGCAGGCACGGCTCTATGAGCGCTGGGCAGAAGGTGGCGCAGCATTGTCGCTGATTGGCGAGGTGCAGGGTGATCCGCGCTATCCCGAAAAACCGGGAAATCTGGTGTTGGGACCGAATACAGATCAAAAGGCGTTGCGATCCTTGGCGCGTCGGGGATCGACTGAGGGTGCGCATCTTTGGCCGCAACTCGGACACGCCGGAGCGCTTGCCCATTTGCCTATCAGTCGAGCAAAAGGCCCCTCCTCGCTGGACATTGAAGGGCTGCAATGCGCGGGCATGACCCTCGAAGACATTGGGGAGCTGCCGGGCATCTACGCAAGGGCTGCGACAATCGCCAAAGGCGCAGGATTTGGTGGGGTGCAAATTCATGCCGGACACGGGTTTCTGTTAAGCCAATTCTTGTCTCCGTTGTTCAATCGCCGGACAGACGGATATGGTGGATCAATCGAGGCGAGATTCCGCATCGTTCACGAGGTGATAGAAGCGGTTCGGCAGGCTGTTGGCGCTTCGTTCCCGATTGCTATCAAGATCAACTCGACCGATAAACTGCAAGGTGGACTGACCGAAGACGAGGCTATGGAAGTGGTCCGCATCCTCGATCAGACATCTATTGACCTGATCGATATCAGCGGCGGAACCTATTTTCCGGGTGCTGCGGCAAGCTCCGATAGCACCTCTGGTAGCGGGCCCTACTTCCTTGATTTTGCACGCCGGGCGAAACAGGCGACCGCCATTCCAATCATGGCCACCGGAGGCTTCAAGACGCGGCAACAAGCAGTTGACGCCGTCGAGAGCGGCGCTGTCGACATGGTGAGCGTGGGCCGTGCCATGGCGCTCAATCCGCATCTTGCGCGCGATTGGTTGAGCGTTGGTGGTGGCGACCCGGCGTTTCCGAAATTCGATACAACCCCTCCGGGCGGCGTGACGGCTTGGTATACGATGCGACTGACTGCGCTCGCAGAAGACAACGAGGATGAATTCAGTGTGGACCTCGAGTCCGCCATGAGCCTCTATGACGTGCGCGATGCGGAGCGCTGCGACACCTGGCGTAAAGCCTTCGCTCGCCTGAGAGAGCGCGTTTAG